The Leadbetterella byssophila DSM 17132 DNA window TATCTATGTTTTTTCTGGGAAGATCAATCTGGTGGCTGATTGATCATACTTATCAAGAGAGCCTTATTGAAAATCATTACTCAGTAAGTTTCTATCTAAGTAATGTAAAGGATACCATGTACGTGTATCTTTTTATCCTATTGGGGATCTATTTCTTGAGTACACACCTGGTGGCCAACTTTTACCGTAGGCTGCAGCCAAATAGAAACAAAGGTTTGACATATTGGGCATTTGGTACTGTGTTAGGATGCATTATTTCGGCAGGATTGGATTGGGGCTTTATAGTATTGTTTTCTTCCTTCTTTTTACTTTTAGTCTACGTACTTGGCCTTCCAAGATATTTTTATAGACTTAGATCCTTTACCTACCTCTACTATATTTTCGGCGCTTTTGCCTTTAGCTTGATACTGTTCAGTGTACTGTATCAAAAGGACACAGAGCGTAGTTTGGAAGAGAAAAAGACCTTTGCTGAGAATTATCTCAAAGGGAAAGATCCTAGGCTTGAAAGACAGATTTACCAACTGAGCTCAACCATAGGGACTAACGAAGTATTTAAGAAGGCCGTCTACGGTGAGATAAGTGTTGACCAACTGGACACGCTTATTAGAGAGCATTTGTATAAGAGTTATTTGGATCATTATCTTGTAACTTATGATATCTATGACTCCACCGGGAAAAGTTTAAGTCAGGCTTCTGCCCTGACTTTTGGAGAGATGAAAGCTTCTACCGTGGTAAGCTCATCTGCCACAGATTTTTCGGGCTTATTCTTATCACAAGGTACGGATAATACGTCCTATTATACTTTGATCGCTGATATTACGGATGGACAAAGAGATATAGGTAATTTCTTGTTTAGATTGTACCCTAACAGAAGTACCACCCTAAGTCTAAAATCTCTACTCCAAACTAAGCGGGTAATACATAACCCTTTTACTCAGTATTATAGTTATGGAGTGTACGATGCAAACCGACAGCTGGTGTATCAGTATGGTAATTATAATTACCGAAGAATATTTGATACCTTATTATTCAATAACCTTGGCATATATGAAAAGGAAGCTATGTTTAATGGTTTCTCACATTATGCTTCTAAAGGGGATGGCGGTAAGATTATCATTGTTTCCGAAAAGAAGGATTTCTATTTAGACCTCATGTCTAATTATTCCTTCCTGTTCTTTGTGTCCATGATAGGGATGATGGCTCTCTTACTGTTTATGGGCTTCTTTAATGATTTTAAAAGGTACCAAATGGACCTTTCAGGAAGGATTCAGCTCTACCTTAATGCCGCCTTCTTATTGCCGCTGACCATTATTATGGTTATAGGGGTATTTATTATTAAGAGCATGTTTGCTAACATTCGGGAGGAATCCATGTTAGGTACATCACAGAACATATCTGAAGTTCTGAATATCTACGGTCAAAACTATGAGACCGGGAAGATGAGTAAAAGAGATTTGAGAATAAACCTGGATAACCTTTCCCGAAGCTCAAGTGTAGATATCAATCTTTATGACTTAAACGGAATTCAATTCTATTCCTCCGCACTATCCTACGAAGATCCTGAAAACCCTATTTATCCTAACTCCAGCGCATTCGCTTCCGTACTACTTGAAGGAAATCCTATGGTCTTGCAGGATGATTTCCATCATAAAATCAAATTTAAGACCGTCTTTTTGCCAGTAAAGGGGAACTCGAATAATATACTTTGTGTAGCAGGAATCAATTTTATAGATGCTCAAACCTCCGTTGAAGCCTGGACACGACAGATCTGGAAAACCCTTTTGATAACCTTCTTTGTGATCTTTGTGTTCCTGTATATCTTCTCCTTTATTTCAAGTAAGAAGTTGACGGCACCATTGAAATTAATTGCGGATAAGATTAAGTCCGTGAACTTCCACGAGAGGAACGAAGAGATTATCTGGGAAACTCGTGATGAAATAGGTCTATTAACGGGTGAATATAACCGCATGTTGAAAAAGCTGGAGGAAAGTAAACTAGCACTGAGTATAAGTGAAAAGCAGTCGGCCTGGAGAGAGATGGCTAAGCAGTTGGCTCACGAAATTCGAAATCCTCTCACCCCAATACTTTTGAACGTTCAACATTTGCAAAGAATGGTAGGATCAGAGAGTTTTGAGAATAAATCTAGAATGTTGAAGACCTTGCAAAGTATCAATGAACATATAGATAAGATTACCGGAATCTCAATGTCATTCTCTCGTTTTGCAGAAATGCCCTTACCTACTCGTGAGGAGTTTGACTTGGTGAAATTGACTAAAGGTGTTGCCGAAATATTTACAGGTGATCAGAGAATCGATCTATACTTAAATCTAAGTGAAAATGAACTTTTAGTGAATGGAGACAGTAAATCCATCAAGAAAGCTTTGACCTTTGTGATCAAAAACGGTATCAATTCTGTTCCTTCTACTCGCCGTCCTGAAATCCATATCTCCTTAAGCAGATCTGAAAATTCTGGTATCATCCAAGTTACAGATAATGGTACAGAGTATGACGATGAAATGCTGGAAAACCTGTTCCGACCTAACTTCACAGAAACAGATGAAGACAATGGCTTCGGTTTAAGTCTTACTAAAATGAGCATAGAATACTTTGGAGGGAATCTTTGGTATAGATCCGAAGGATACCAAGGTAAGACTTGTTATATCCAGTTACAACTCAAAGGACAAGACGGTACCACCTTCTAATTTACCTCTACTACTTCAAATGGATGAAGATAGATGAGGTAGAGGACTATGGAATGATGACCCATTTGACGTAAAAGACTGGCATAATCCTTCAATTGTTTTGCATGGTATTTGCTTTTCTTCCCCGTTTTATAGTCCAATATGTACACCTTGTCTTCAAAGAAAACCACGCGGTCAGGTCTTCGGGCTTGAGTAGTACTGGAAAGGATTTCAGTTTCATTTTTTATCTGGGCGCGACTAGAGTATAAATCTTTTAATTTAGGGTGATTTACCACCTTATCTATATCTGATTTGAGGCTTTCTTTGTCTTCAATTTGTCCCTCTATTAGCATTTTGTCCAAAATAGCGTCTACCTCCTCTGCAAATTGAATCCTTTGCATGGCATCGTGGAAAAGATTTCCTATCTCCAATTCCTGAGTATCCGGTCTCCAGATGACATTCAGTTTCTTGTCAGTTCCAAATGCCGGTGGAAACTCAGCCTTTTCGCTTTTGATTTCTACTTTTTTACTCGAAATATGTGCTTTTTCTCCAAAGCAATTCTTATCTGCTTTGCCAATAAATTGCAGTAAGTATTCTCCTATTCCGTATTTTTTATTTTTAGGAACCAACCAAAGGTATTGTCGCTGTTTTGCACGGGTCAAGGCCACATAGAGTAGATTGAGATTCTCAATCTTGGTCATTTGTTTATAGTAGGATATGGTCTCTTGTGCGAACTCATACTTGACACCAGGGCTCAAAGGAAAGGTTTCTAATCTTTTTTCCTCGGAGTAAAATTCAGGGTAATCCGGTAATTTTATCCATAGTTTTTCTTTTCCCGTTGGTCCTACGCTCCAGTTTATGAATGGGACAATAACTACCTCATATTCCAGCCCTTTGGATTTGTGGATGGTAGTGATGGTTACTGCATCTGAGGGTGGAGATGTCAGAGCTAAGTTGACTTTCTTATTCTCCCATTCTTTGAGTAAATCAAAAAGATTTTTGGAAACCTTATTGGTGAAGTTTAAGACAAAATCTAGGAAGGCCAGCACGAACTGAGTATTCTTTCCTAGTTCTAATAGCTTGAACCGGGCAATAAGAAACTCAGTCATTTGATAAGGATCTAGAGAGCTGAAACCTTCTAGGTCAATGCCTTTTGCCTTAAAGAAAGCTAAATATTCAGAATAGTGAGCCCTTGAAAGTGCCTTCAGATCAAAACCTGTGGCATCAAACAGAAAACTGTAGAATTGAAGAAATTCAAACTTTTCAAACGTTCTTTCCGGATGCATGGCTAAACGCAATCCGGCTACTAAAAAGCGAACCTCATAATAACTGTTCAATAATAAGGCATCATCTGTTCTGATGGGAATATTGTTTTGAGATAATATGTCTGCACAAATCTTACCTTCGTCCCGCTTCCTAGTGATGATACAAATATCGCTAAAAGAATATTTAGAATCTGAGGACCCTTCTACAAGAGTTAATTCATTGATCAGGTTAAGCAACTTTTCTTGTACTTGGTCACTATCTACTGCCTCAACTTCTGTATAACCGCCTATTTTGTTTTTCTCATATACCTCTTGCTTCACACTGGAAAAGACCAGATGACTAATAGGGTCAATTTCCCTATCTATGATGAATTGAAAAAGCTCATTGTTGAAATGGATCAATCCTCCTCTGCTTCTTCTATTTGTGACCAGTTCTTCGACCCCCGTATTTTTTTTCACCACTTTGATTTGATCTGATTGGTGTTCAGACAAATTCGCAGTAGAAAAATTGTTCTGAGCTTCAGCCTGTATCAGGTCCACCATGAGGAGAACATTACCTCCCCGCCAACTGTAGATGGCCTGCTTAGGGTCGCCTACAATCAGGTTTTGATATCCCTTTGCTAAGGAGTTTTCAATTAAAGGAAGTAAGTTTAAAAATTGCGTAGTGGAGGTGTCTTGAAATTCATCAATGAAGATATGATTGTATTTTTCTCCTATTCTTTCATATATGAAGGGGACAGGTTCTTCAGAAACTATTTGCGCTATTCTATCATTGAAATCAGCTAGAATGGCTTGATTTTTCTCTTTGAGTATATTATCAATCTCTCCTTTGATCTTATTTATAAAAGGTACTTTTAATAATTCTTTGTTGATGGTCTTAAAAAGCTTCAGCTTTTCGTCCAGGACTAAGGGGAGAATATCATAGGTTATAGCCTTTAACTCCTCAATATTCTCGCTAGGTTGTTTTTCCCAGTTTCCTGTATCTAAGGCCAATTGTGCTGTCTTATTTACCGAAAATTTAAGTAGGTCAATCTCTTTGGCGCTAAGGTCTTCTAAAAGGGAATATATGCCTCTAGATTTACCTACAAAGTGATCAGAATTGATTTTAGCTAAAAGTTGTCTTAAACGTTCAGACCCTTTTTTGATACGGTTATCCACGTCTTTTATGTAATCAGTGATCTGTTTACGAATGACATTTATGTCTTTCTGGGTCAGATGTAGATTTTTTGTGGCGGCATGGCCATTGTTTGTATCATAAATTACTTTGGCAAATTTTATTATCTCTTCTCGTAGATTGTTCCACGAGCCCTCGTTTTCAAGAATACCTTCAGCAAAGTCACTATAAAGTAGTGTCAGTTCTTCATCTTGACCCACTTTATCGGTGAGACGATTGACCGCTTCTTCGATCAAAGTATTGGTGTCCAGAACAATCTCATAGTTGTAAGGTAATTTCAAGTCTATAGCAAAGGATTGAATCACCTGATTGACAAAACTATCAATGGTCTTTATGGCAAAATCATTGTAATTCTGCAAGATCTCATGGAGGACTTTACGGGATTTCCTGGCCAAATCCTCGTCGGAGAGACCAGTAGCATCCTGAATTTGTTCCTTATACGCCTCTGCTGCACCGTCTTGGTTTGCTAATCCTTTTAAGGTAGATATGATCCTTTCCTTCATCTGCTCTGCAGCTTCATTCGTAAAGGTCATCGCTAGGATTCTTTTGAAGTAATCGTCCTCTTGAGCGGCCAATACCGTACTAATGTATTCCCGAGTTAAAGTAAAAGTCTTTCCGGATCCTGCAGAAGAGGAATAAATGGTAAATAGTGTGTCCTTTTCCATAGCATCAAATATACTGGTAAATTTCTAACCATATCCCGCTTTATTTATGAATTATATCAGGGAAGTTAGAAAGTGAGAGGCTATATTTGTCCCTACATTTTTATCGAATTAATTCATGAAACTTCTTGCTTTACTAAGCCTACTCTTTCCCCTTCAATTACTAGCCCAAAATACACAAACCATTAAGATTCAATTGAGAGATGAAATTAATGGACAAGCCATTTCGGGGGCTACAGTTAGCATTCCGAAATATCAATTACAGTCGGTTTCTGACGATCAGGGCTCTGTTAGATGGGATGGAGTACCTGTGGGTCGTCTGGAGATTGAAATCAGTGCTTTGAACTATGGTAAGAAGATCTTGAAAGAGCTTTTGTTAGAAAAGTCAAAGCAGCTCATTCTGGATGTAGAGCTTCAGCAGGTAAGTAGAGAATTACATGCAGTAACGGTAAGTAGTGCAGGGAATACAATTCCTGCTCTTTTGAGTGCAGAAAAGATTACCTCTGAACAAATCTTTAGATATCCGGCTACTTTCTTTGATCCCGCTAGATTAACCATGACCTTGCCGGGTGTAGCGAATACAAATGATCAAGCGAATAATGTTTCTGTAAGAGGTAATAACCCATCTTACATTCAGTGGAGATTAGAAGGAGTAGAAATAGTAAATCCCAATCACCTCAGTAATGCAGGTACTTTTGCGGATAAACCTGCTGCAGTAGGAGGAGGGACAAACATACTTTCTGCCCAAATGTTGGGGAATATGAACTTCCTAAGTGGAGCTTTCCCTTCGTCGTATGGAAATGCTTTAGGAGGTATATTTGATATGAATCTTAGAGCAGG harbors:
- a CDS encoding UvrD-helicase domain-containing protein, with translation MEKDTLFTIYSSSAGSGKTFTLTREYISTVLAAQEDDYFKRILAMTFTNEAAEQMKERIISTLKGLANQDGAAEAYKEQIQDATGLSDEDLARKSRKVLHEILQNYNDFAIKTIDSFVNQVIQSFAIDLKLPYNYEIVLDTNTLIEEAVNRLTDKVGQDEELTLLYSDFAEGILENEGSWNNLREEIIKFAKVIYDTNNGHAATKNLHLTQKDINVIRKQITDYIKDVDNRIKKGSERLRQLLAKINSDHFVGKSRGIYSLLEDLSAKEIDLLKFSVNKTAQLALDTGNWEKQPSENIEELKAITYDILPLVLDEKLKLFKTINKELLKVPFINKIKGEIDNILKEKNQAILADFNDRIAQIVSEEPVPFIYERIGEKYNHIFIDEFQDTSTTQFLNLLPLIENSLAKGYQNLIVGDPKQAIYSWRGGNVLLMVDLIQAEAQNNFSTANLSEHQSDQIKVVKKNTGVEELVTNRRSRGGLIHFNNELFQFIIDREIDPISHLVFSSVKQEVYEKNKIGGYTEVEAVDSDQVQEKLLNLINELTLVEGSSDSKYSFSDICIITRKRDEGKICADILSQNNIPIRTDDALLLNSYYEVRFLVAGLRLAMHPERTFEKFEFLQFYSFLFDATGFDLKALSRAHYSEYLAFFKAKGIDLEGFSSLDPYQMTEFLIARFKLLELGKNTQFVLAFLDFVLNFTNKVSKNLFDLLKEWENKKVNLALTSPPSDAVTITTIHKSKGLEYEVVIVPFINWSVGPTGKEKLWIKLPDYPEFYSEEKRLETFPLSPGVKYEFAQETISYYKQMTKIENLNLLYVALTRAKQRQYLWLVPKNKKYGIGEYLLQFIGKADKNCFGEKAHISSKKVEIKSEKAEFPPAFGTDKKLNVIWRPDTQELEIGNLFHDAMQRIQFAEEVDAILDKMLIEGQIEDKESLKSDIDKVVNHPKLKDLYSSRAQIKNETEILSSTTQARRPDRVVFFEDKVYILDYKTGKKSKYHAKQLKDYASLLRQMGHHSIVLYLIYLHPFEVVEVN
- a CDS encoding sensor histidine kinase, giving the protein MKFINRFTMLIMGCLLLILGIVLHTYYGNKNHGEVLQYRYTVQTTKIRSDIDKVFSIIQSHAPVRFDHFHLDTSYPFYVYRDGELVFWSHNFFIPPYSVVSNFTDEIFYKKNNLAYVLIKGTKELQGHKFEVVSTLDLLHNEDFQSKYNTAGFNNSVFFIKPELVSADPFENALTIRCPKTDAVFYVKCHDTLRNLSPIASPISLVLIILGTIMVFYSLYNYHIVYTNKHKYITAGIYIVSSFLILRLLMRYFNLPWVFFLGKPIDVNYGNMFMDTLCVLIMLTKLALVQYRTLLYFNIDRLTQFSRSALSILCVVSMFFLGRSIWWLIDHTYQESLIENHYSVSFYLSNVKDTMYVYLFILLGIYFLSTHLVANFYRRLQPNRNKGLTYWAFGTVLGCIISAGLDWGFIVLFSSFFLLLVYVLGLPRYFYRLRSFTYLYYIFGAFAFSLILFSVLYQKDTERSLEEKKTFAENYLKGKDPRLERQIYQLSSTIGTNEVFKKAVYGEISVDQLDTLIREHLYKSYLDHYLVTYDIYDSTGKSLSQASALTFGEMKASTVVSSSATDFSGLFLSQGTDNTSYYTLIADITDGQRDIGNFLFRLYPNRSTTLSLKSLLQTKRVIHNPFTQYYSYGVYDANRQLVYQYGNYNYRRIFDTLLFNNLGIYEKEAMFNGFSHYASKGDGGKIIIVSEKKDFYLDLMSNYSFLFFVSMIGMMALLLFMGFFNDFKRYQMDLSGRIQLYLNAAFLLPLTIIMVIGVFIIKSMFANIREESMLGTSQNISEVLNIYGQNYETGKMSKRDLRINLDNLSRSSSVDINLYDLNGIQFYSSALSYEDPENPIYPNSSAFASVLLEGNPMVLQDDFHHKIKFKTVFLPVKGNSNNILCVAGINFIDAQTSVEAWTRQIWKTLLITFFVIFVFLYIFSFISSKKLTAPLKLIADKIKSVNFHERNEEIIWETRDEIGLLTGEYNRMLKKLEESKLALSISEKQSAWREMAKQLAHEIRNPLTPILLNVQHLQRMVGSESFENKSRMLKTLQSINEHIDKITGISMSFSRFAEMPLPTREEFDLVKLTKGVAEIFTGDQRIDLYLNLSENELLVNGDSKSIKKALTFVIKNGINSVPSTRRPEIHISLSRSENSGIIQVTDNGTEYDDEMLENLFRPNFTETDEDNGFGLSLTKMSIEYFGGNLWYRSEGYQGKTCYIQLQLKGQDGTTF